A single window of Dermacentor albipictus isolate Rhodes 1998 colony chromosome 1, USDA_Dalb.pri_finalv2, whole genome shotgun sequence DNA harbors:
- the LOC135913623 gene encoding uncharacterized protein, whose amino-acid sequence MNMFCWLLVIGAASTTVAVGPPPASLDEQVDAVLQKGKLCKVIDNDECEGSLQNFGMLKDDEWFRPDFYDGRVIGVRQGIRRSGDCALNASVATCELCFANLTLHYRWVVVRKDPERQREEQFHGTRPIVEAGDLMATLAEGTGLLLLRKNIVGGHFRATAIETDIIEFDSLVFDNSTIIWHADTVDTNDEDFQGHLRNSLAKRLNEYVSGMAFLAAFNEALENVQETGNFRK is encoded by the exons CCGTGGCCGTGGGCCCACCTCCGGCATCCCTCGACGAACAAGTGGACGCCGTTCTCCAGAAGGGCAAACTGTGCAAGGTCATCGACAACGACGAGTGCGAAGGGTCCCTGCAGAACTTCGGCATGTTGAAGGACGATGAGTGGTTTCGGCCCGACTTCTACGATGGACGCGTCATCGGTGTGCGCCAGGGTATCCGGCGGAGCGGAGACTGCGCCctcaacgccagcgtggccacttGCGAATTATGCTTCGCCAATCTCACGCTGCACTACCGCTGGGTCGTGgtaaggaaggatccggagcgGCAACGGGAAGAGCAGTTCCACGGCACGCGACCAATCGTAGAAGCTGGAGACCTGATGGCCACGTTGGCTGAAGGAAcgggactgctgctgctgcggaagAATATCG TAGGCGGCCACTTCCGAGCTACAGCAATCGAGACGGACATCATTGAATTCGACAGTTTGGTATTCGACAACTCCACCATCATCTGGCACGCAGACACGGTCGACACGAACGACGAGGACTTTCAGGGCCATCTTCGGAATTCACTCGCCAAACGTCTTAATGAATACGTCAGTGGTATGGCTTTCCTCGCCGCCTTCAACGAAGCTCTTGAGAATGTGCAGGAGACTGGGAATTTtagaaaataa